The nucleotide sequence ACCAACACCAGCACTCTCTCGATTTCAGAAATCGCCAGTTTCACCAAGCGGCCTCGCAAGGTTATCGGCATGCACTTCCTCAATCCGGTATCGCGCATTCCGCTCGTCGAGATCATCAAGGGTCTGCGCACCGACGAGGAGACGTTTCGTCGCGCCGTGGAATTTGCCGAGTCGCTGGATAAGAAATGGATCACCGTCAATGAGTACCCCGGCTACGTCACCACCCGCATCATCGTGCCGTTCATGAACGAAGCGATGCACGTGCTGATGGAGGGCGTCGCGTCGGCGGAAGACATCGACGAGGCCATGAAACTCGGCTTTGGCTTTAACGTCGGGCCGCTCGCACTCGCCGACCAGATGGGCCTCGATGTCGTCATGACCTGGATGGACAACCTGCTCAGGGAACTCTCGGAACACAAATACAACGCTTGCCCCATGCTGCGCAAACTCGTCCGCGCCGGGCACCTGGGCGTCAAGACCGGTCGCGGGTTCTTCCGCTACGACGAGGACGGCAACCGTGTCGAAAGCGCAACCGCGGTCGCAGGAGGCATAGTCAAATGAATATCCTCGTTATCAACTGCGGATCGTCATCGGTCAAATACCAGTTTATCGATACGAAGACCGAAGTCGCCCTCGCCAAGGGCATGGTCTCGCGAATCGGAATGACTGCCTCGGTCATCACGCACAAACCGCATGACAAGCCGGAAATCACCGTGTCGGCGGAAATCCTCGATCACATCGCCGCCATTCAGTACGTCGTCTCGCTCCTGTTGTCGAAAAACCACGGCGTCATCAAGGAAAAGAGCGAAATCGACGGTGTCGGGCATCGCGTCGTGCACGGCGGTGAAGAGTTCCAGGACTCGGCGCTCATCACCGAAGAACTGATGACAACCCTCCGGCACTTGATCGAGCTTGCGCCGCTGCACAACCCGCACAATATCCGTGGCATTAAGGCCTGCGAACAGACGCTGCCGGGCATACCGCAGGTGGCGGTGTTTGACACGGCTTTCCACTCCACCATGCCGCCGCATGCCTACATCTACGGGATACCGTACGTGTTCTATAAACGCTATGGGATCCGTCGCTACGGCTTCCACGGAACGTCCCACAAGTACGTCAGCGAGCGCACGACCAAGATGCTCGGCAAACCGCTCACCGAATTGAAAGTGGTTACCTGCCATCTGGGCAGCGGCAATTCCGCCGCGGCGATCGACATGGGCAGGTCCGTCGACACCACGATGGGCTTTACACCGCTCGAGGGGTTGCTGATGGGTACGCGGTCGGGCGATCTCGACCCGGCCATTATCATGCATATCATGGCCCGCGAAGAGCTGACGCTTAACGAAGGCAACACTCTGCTCAACAAACACTCCGGCCTGGCCGGCATCTCCGGTGTCTCGTCCGATATGGCCGACATTATCGAGCGGGCACGCGAAGGGCACGAAGGCGCGTCGCTGGCGCTGAACGTCTACTGCTACCGGCTCAAGAAATACATCGGGGCCTATGCCGCCGCGATGGGCGGACTCGACGCGCTGGTGTTTACGGCCGGTATCGGCGAAAACGCCCCGGTTGTACGC is from Candidatus Zixiibacteriota bacterium and encodes:
- a CDS encoding acetate kinase, whose translation is MNILVINCGSSSVKYQFIDTKTEVALAKGMVSRIGMTASVITHKPHDKPEITVSAEILDHIAAIQYVVSLLLSKNHGVIKEKSEIDGVGHRVVHGGEEFQDSALITEELMTTLRHLIELAPLHNPHNIRGIKACEQTLPGIPQVAVFDTAFHSTMPPHAYIYGIPYVFYKRYGIRRYGFHGTSHKYVSERTTKMLGKPLTELKVVTCHLGSGNSAAAIDMGRSVDTTMGFTPLEGLLMGTRSGDLDPAIIMHIMAREELTLNEGNTLLNKHSGLAGISGVSSDMADIIERAREGHEGASLALNVYCYRLKKYIGAYAAAMGGLDALVFTAGIGENAPVVRKLTTDGLEFLGVKIDAKKNNTAIRKEVDISAPDARVHTLVIPTNEELVIARDSERIVKAAKK
- a CDS encoding 3-hydroxyacyl-CoA dehydrogenase NAD-binding domain-containing protein — protein: MPGREIVIVGAGLMGQGLAEAIASKGSEVILVDKTTKLAHRGVKGIAESIDREIGRWGLTESDKKAILARIHPSADLSEAEDAEIVFEAIPEDLKLKRELLQELDDICPEDTILVTNTSTLSISEIASFTKRPRKVIGMHFLNPVSRIPLVEIIKGLRTDEETFRRAVEFAESLDKKWITVNEYPGYVTTRIIVPFMNEAMHVLMEGVASAEDIDEAMKLGFGFNVGPLALADQMGLDVVMTWMDNLLRELSEHKYNACPMLRKLVRAGHLGVKTGRGFFRYDEDGNRVESATAVAGGIVK